A stretch of DNA from Telopea speciosissima isolate NSW1024214 ecotype Mountain lineage chromosome 5, Tspe_v1, whole genome shotgun sequence:
CCATCATGTTCATGTCAGAAACAGATTCAGATCTTCTCGAGCTTCTCAGCCTCGAACTCGACATCATCCTCGAGGAGCTTTAGCCAAGAACTTGTAAATGAAAAAAACTCATTCTCAAATCCTTCTTGCTGTTTATCGATCTCTCGATCTAGGGTTaggatttggttttttttttttaccagaTTTCTATGGAGCCTTCGTCTGCAACCAAGGTTGTTTGTATTTGTTCCTTCTATCTTGATCTGTTATGAGTTTAGCttattcctctctttcctttctcaatGAGCAATATGTTAATTGTTTGACCGGAAATCATTTAATACCCACATCCATACGCTACAAACTGGGAAATTGAATGAAAACCAGCTCGTTATAAGATTACAAGAGATTACTCTTTTCCTAccctcttttttgttcttttctgaATTAATATAGAGAGAcagaaacagaggaaaaaagTAATATCAAAAGCTGGCTATGCAACcctaataaaattttatttttatgacaATTATGCCAAGCCTCAGTGATAATTCACAAGCTTTGTGGGATtcctctttttagaaaatctaacaTTTATCCATATAACCCATCTTAGTATCATATCAAGACAAAATTTTGCCTTTATCCTCTTATCAGAAAATGACCCCTTCCAAACACTCCATCGCTGTTCTCCAAACCAAATAAATACACACAATCGCACTCAGAGAAGCAAATTTTCACATCTATCAATACTGACAAAAACAACAAACTCCAACCCTATTTTATTCTTACTCTACCACAATTCAGAAGTAAAGGGAAGAAAactggagaaaaaagaaagcaaacaTACTGTTTAAGAGAGGAGACAACATCTTCAACTTCGTCTTGAGAAGGAACGGCACCAAAAACATAATAATTATCAAAAACCATGTTTGCTCCGTCTTGGTCGTCGTCTCCATTCACAGATTCCCATTCCCATTCCTCACTAtcaaagaaatatgaagaagCACAAGAAGCCCAGTTGGATACGGTAGAAGAAGTTTCCGACACGGGAATGTTGAGTgaagtagaagtagaagaagacgaagaggagGATAGAGAGAGGATGTGAGAGGTAGGCTTATTCGTGTGGGTGGAGGAGATAAATTTGGAGAGAGTATCTTGAATTCCTCCAACCCTAGAACGAATTGCAGTCCTAATCATACCCCTTCCACCCATTCCTCCACCACCAAATGGTCTCttcattctctttctcctcttttatcTGTAATTTTTTCTATCTCCTCTGTTGCACACAATCCTCTGTCCCTCTCAAATCTAAATCCGAACAGTTTGTGTTGAGGTAGGGTTTCGTAACAGTCTCAACTTCCCTTCCCCACCATATCTACTAACTTAACTTGTATCTATATTCCTCTGCAAAAGTCTGAATAATAGATTGGATTAGAAAAATGGAAGGCATATGGGTTTGGGATGGAATCAACGTCGCTGAGGAAGCTGAGGAAAGCCACTGGTAATGGTCGCCGAAGCCGGAGCAGGTGACGGTAAGAGtatggaagaagagggaagaagatgaaatgacagtatTTTTATTTAACCAATTAAGAGGTGAAATGGATATTTCACTTTTGGGTACTAATAAACGTCAGGGGAAAGATTATCATTTTGATCAAGTTTGGcaagtccgtgacatattgaatactgtaaaattttccctaaaaaatatttttatcaaaaaacaatcaactttaaaaaatatattggaAAATAATAAATGTTCAGATGATATGGCAAACAATAATATCAGAGAAAACCAAATGAAAACTATAATAAACGCATTCACTAGATGATCGAATGTTGAAAGCTTTAGACATCATTAACTGTATGTAACAATATTAACCGACTCTATATTGAGCTGATGACATTTCAAATAGCTATTCTATATCAATTGGATTTTACAACCTCCCCAACCTAACCTGAAAAATAAAAGCCCCACAAAAAGTTCCATCTGTAATTCAATCTTCCACAAAATTTACAAAACCTGAAAAGGAACACATGGGTAAgcctttttcccccttttcccGTTCAAAACAAAACTACTGGAGGATACTAAAAGTTCTGAGGGTCGACCAAAACTGCACCTGCATATCCCCAATTCCTTGAAATCCTTCACATGGACGCAGACGCataacctccccccccccccccaccaccaaaAACAAATCCCGTGTCAGCTATTCAGTTCAGACAACATGCCTCCACTTGAAGTTGGTGTTATCACCTCCCAACCAGGACCTTTAAGGGGAATAGCATCAACTGCTATTTTACCATCACTAGAAGGGTTAGCAATCAGATCACTGCGGTCCAAAACTTTGTGAAGATCTTCATCACTGATATCTGTCTGAATCAGCTTGTCTTcagcatcttcttcatctcgaAGGAGAGCCAACAAACCCTCTTCCTGAAACAAAATATGTTACCAAACCAGGACAACAGTCAAAGGTATTTTCAAGGATAGAAAAAACCACTTGTTGGTCATATAGCAAGATACAATTATGTAGTTTGAAAACACGTGTGATTTGGCAGCAGATTACATTTGGGTTAGAGTATAGCTGGGTCCACTGATACACACAATTTGGGAACTGACTATAGGTAGTTCTATAACTTAGAAATGTAAGGTACCCTATACTCAGTTTAGTGTCTTATTTCCTAGCTCATCAATTACTAGTTTCTTAGTTTGTCAATGAGATGCGAATAGGTTCCCACAAATTGGTGGATGTCTATCACAGGAAACATAATTCGACATATGATGAGTTATCTAAATCCTGGAAAggaagcaagaagcaaacaacAAAGTGTCAAGTGCTAAAGGTGTTGAAGCAGAAGAGTTACAAAAATGCCAGCAAAAAAGCTTTGCCTGTATTGGTTGAGCATGGAATTTTAGAGCTTCTCATTCAGCTATGAGAACACAGAAGAGCTATCCCCATGTGAACGAGATCAGTTTAAGAAAGCTTAAAAGACAGGAGATTTGACATGAGTAAGATATATGGGACCATTCTGGACTAACAGAACAACACAAATTCCCCAGCTCAATTCTCAGACACCATGAACGCCAGCAATAAAACGGAAGAGAAATCTAAGCAGACTATACAGACCTCAAGGACCTCCGAAGTGTTCGCTTTGGTTCTTTCTTGCTGGAATTGACCTTTTCCAATCACAACATGCTCAAGCTTCAGCTTACTGAAAGCTCTCTTTAATATGCGACCCTGATATCAAGAACGAGTCCTCAATGGCTTTCTCACAGTCCCAAAAGtaacataaatatcaaatcCATAAAGAACAAGGCAATTCATGACGCACCTCTACAGATTGGGCTGTTGCAAGCCGGTAAACATGAACAGGCCTAGTCTGCCCAATCCTGTGGCATCTATCCATTGCCTGCAAATCCATTTGAGGATTCTGGGTTGCAAATTCAATATAAAATGTCAGTCCACTGGTCCCAGACATTTGATGCCTGAAAATATGAAGCCTGAAAAACACTTACCCAATCACTGTCATAAAGTATGCAGGTATCAGCTGCAGTGAGATTGATACCCAGACCACCAGCCCTGGTGCTGAGAAGAAATATTCTAACATTGCTGTTTATGTCATTAAACTCCTGAATCTGATTATAAACATAAAAGGTTGATAATTATACTACAGGTGAATCATTTGTCTCTTGCAATATAAGGTCAATCAGAACCatagaaaaggaaggaaagcaCTCAGTTGCCGTTCTTTTCTGGCTTCTTCCCCAGTCATGTAGATCCAAAGGGCATTATATTATCTCCATATATGAAATACGTAATATTGCAcatggaaaaaaaacaaaaccaattaCTTAATTGAATAAACCTTCAAAAACCTCAATTCACAAATGCTAGATTGAATGAGAATCCTGTCCATTATTTGACAGCTTATATCTAGGCCTTTCATGACGGTTTCTCTGATCGtaaatcattaaaaaaactgaaaacttCAAATTCCCATCCAAGTCAACTCTTTTCAGGGGAGACCTGTCTAGAAAGCTCAACTGAAATTGATTGGAAGTATCTCATCATCTTTTGCTCTTAATGCTAACTTTACCGGCATGCAAATGTCCTTGGCTTTACTAACAGGTCGTTCTCCCTTTATCAAAACACAAAGATGATGGAAGAAAAGGAAGTCTAACGAGATGATTCAATCACATGCACAAAGAACACTTATAGCAACTGTGAGAAgccaattgaagaagaaataaaagtcTGCAAGCTTGAGAAGGTTTATAATCAAGAAAGAATGTGACGACCAAATGTGTTTTAAGATGACCAAAATAGTTGGGGTAAGACAATAGAAACAACTCTCCTCATAAACCCAACAAACTTCTAACTATCAATAAATCATACCTGTCTTTTCCTTTCTTGCAGCCTCACATGGCCATCTATCCTACAAACTTCAAACCCCTTCTCACTAAAATAATAATCCATTATGTCCAATATCTTAGTCCACTGTGAAAATATCAGAACCTGATGTAGCACACATTCGTGAAGATGAGTTAATGGTTGGACAAGAAATTGGGGTTGGAATGGAAGCCCTGAATCAAAGGATTCTTAAGGATACCTTGTGCTTGCGAGCAAATAGTTGTGACAGTAGTCTGTCCAGCAAGCGGAATTTGCCACACTGCTCCACCAACTGTTCAACTGGCGGATATGTGCCTACAATGGAATACGAGAAAGGGAAACAATGTTAGGTTGAAAATCTAGAGTACATAGAGAGGATACATATTAGTGCAGGGTTAGCAAAGTGCACACCTGATCCATCAAAAACTGATTCCAAGAGGTCAGGATGGTTGCAATTCTTCCGAAGTTGAAGAAACAAATTATTCAGCTTTCCTTTCATACCAGACACTGTATTATCGCATGTTAAGCATCGGGAGTAGAAAACACTGTAAGGCTTAATAACACCCTCCgcaaaataaaatggaaaaagaaagcaGAGCATGGAGAAGAAATATTCAAGGCACCTGTTTGGTATGAGAGGTAATATGGGACCATACAAAGGGTGTACATAAGGGGTTTAAGACAATGGTGATTTTTAACTTTAAACTCATGTTTGAACCACATGGAATGCTCATTTTAGACTGAAACTTCACCAGCAAAATGGGTTTGAGGTCCTCTATCACAAGGATTTATACACTCTTATCATGTGACAGCAAACTTTACAGGAATCATTGACAGACATGAAATAGGAATCCAAGTCCATTGTATCATTTTTATGCCTGTTTAAGCTTAAATGACATTTTAATTTGGCACGTATACAGTACATATTTTGAGACCAAAAAGGATCAATAATCCTAGGCAGAGGGCCACAAATAGATGGTGCTGATTGGAGTCTTAAGACCCCAATGGATGGGCTAATAATCTTAGGTCTCTTCGCCAGCATACCTGCCACTAGGTAACAGTATGAAATAGTGCTTTAAAGTCTTAGTCCCATAGCTACTTTAAGTGGGTACCTCAAGTTTGTAGAGGTTGCCTGTATAAACTACCCTTGGGTACCCCCTCACTTATCTTCTATGTATTGCTATAAATTATAGTAATTTTCTTACTGTAATTTGATTTCTCCTGTAAGTAGTTTCCCAATGTCTTATTAACCAAATGATCCTGAATGTTCTTTTGGTGCTCAGTCATGGTAGCGTATAAAACAATTTCTTTTTTCCGGGGAAGCATCTTCTCAACATCCAATTTCATTCTTCGAAGGAGAAAAGGTCTCAATATTGCATGAAGTTTTGATATCACCTGCATACAATCAACTTCTATTATCAATACATACAGGATGTTAAAGCACGAGAAAGAAATTCAACTGACCCCAGAAGATTACATACTTGAagccttctcttctcctccaactCATCCTGCCGGGCTTCACTGTTGCACTTTCCTGACAGATCAAACCTGAATATGAAATTCTAAGTCAAACAAAACCATCGACATAATAAATGTAATTTCATCTGAATTAGAACATTCTACACcgcaaattaaaataaattttaattagCTTGAGCAAGAGTCAAGATATTCTTACAGACAGAGAAAATAGAGATACACTGCAGAGAAATGGATCCAACCACAGCAGAGAAGATagcttaataacaattaaaattagTTGAAAAGCACTGGAAGTATACCATTGAGCACTTGGCCCAGCTAGAGAAGAAAAAGCCAAAAAACATGAATGCTGAagcattttcttttctatgaTCATCACTATTTGTAGGTAGtcaaagaatgaaaatagatgCACAATTTTACAACAAACAGAGCATAAAATAACTGTGAATGATAAGTTAGTGtacttgtatttatttttaattgtttcatGGATGAAAAAGTATTTGCAGCTTACAGACGTAAAAGTAAATTTCACAAatttaatcaataaattgcaAGTATGAAAGAACAAATGAATCAAAATTACGAAAAAACAATACAAAAGCAATATGCAATAAGCACTGCCTATTTACCATGACTCAAATTCTTCCAGGGATGAAAAAATATCGGGCAAAATGAAGTGCAACAATGACCAAAGCTCCACCAAACTGTTCTGGAGAGGGGTTCCAGTTAATAGGAGCTTATTTTCAACCGGCAATAAATTCAATTCTCTCAGTAATTTGCATTTTGTATTCTTCAGCCGATGCCccttcaagaacaaaaatattGGTAAGCTAGCAGAAACATTAATTAATAGTTGCAGAAATCTAACATCACAGAAGTAGAAAACAAATGTTACTGACATGATTTTTTACCACTAACCTCATCTACCACAAGATATTTCCAACTGTAGTGCCTGAGAACTTTTCTTGCATCATTCATTGCCACCTCATAGGAGGTCACTATGATGGGAAATTCAGGACCAACTACTTTGGGCATGTACTTGTTTCTGATCTCCTGCCTTTCTTTCTTATCTCCATGGTAAATAATTGCACTTATTGAAGGAACAAACCTAAAAATATGCTTTCAAAGTAAATAAATATTGCAATTAGAGGATTTAAAAGGAAGATATGACATAAATTTACCTTGAAACCTCATTTACCCAATTTGAGAGTGTAGAAAGAGGAGCTATTATTAAGTATGGTCCGTGCAAGCCCTTGTCTTTCAAATGGGCAAGAAATGCAATAGTTTGAATTGTCTTGCCAAGCCCCATTTGATCTGCTAAGATCCCATTTAGCCCATTTTGCCACAATGAAATCAACCACTTAACACCTTTGATTTGATAAGACTTTAATTTCCCTCCAGTCAACAATGGCACAAGTTCAGCTTGTTCTTTTTCAGCTTTCTCCTCCACAGTCAGGTTTGCATCTTCAGGAGCTGTTCCTTCCTGGGATCTCGTTATCATGGCTGCAACTGCTTTCTTGGCTTTCCTCTAAAGAGTGTTACCACATGGGCACAAGTCATTATAGATAAGAAACGGTTCTGAATACAAATGAATGGGCATTCAGCTTAGATCCTTCTCCTTTAATAAAAGGGCATGTAAACCGCATACAGTGCATACATAAAAAAGGCAATACATATAAAGTAAACAGTTCTGTAActgaaactaaataaaaatacaagggaaaagtTCTTTTTGACAACCCCATCAGGAAGGCTTCTCCTGATGGCCCAAAATGTCTACCACAAtgcagcttttttttttaactcttaaCTTTTTGTGGGTATGATTATGTGAATAAATTTCAGCCTTAAAATTTCAACATGCAGCATAATCAACAGGTCTTTGGTGAAGATTTTGACAGGGAAAAGGCACAATGGTTGGTGGCTGGTGGGCCATATGCTTGAGTTTATTTTGCAACTTTACAAATGGCCTCCACATGGTTCtttatctatccaatggttagaattTTCCACATCAGCCTGACAATGAATTGATGgttgaaaataaataatgaaaaatcctCCAGACCATATGTTTGAGATATATCACAGAATTTCACATGCAGACAACCAAAGGACGCTCTCTACTCAATGGTCAAATTAATCAGAAAAGACCTCCACTTGACTCAAAAATGATGCGTTGTTCAGATAAGCCTCTCCTGATGGCCCATTCAGGAAAACTTCgcccaaaataaaatatatacgTAATTAATAAACACAAACTTAAAAATTCATTAGAGCAACATTTTGAGCCAGAGGCACAAATATATGAGCATAATCTTGCATACAAGATCCACGATGGAAGATATatacttacttaggagactcatgaaAAGGTTTAGAGAGGGCAAAAAAGGTCTCCAtgtggtctttattgacctagaaaaagcctacgacAGAGTCCCAAGATAGTTAATTTGGCATAtactggagaagagaagagtgtCATGTacatatgtggacataattaaagatatgtatgatggtgtgtgGTGACTAGCGTAAGAACTATGGGGGCCAAGATAGTGAGTTCCCAATTACTATTGGGCTACATCAAGgttcagccttaagcccttatctgaTTGTGTtgatcatggatgatttaaccagagacatacAAGACGATGTTCCTTGGTGCATGCTTGTTGCTAACGATATTGTGTTTTGATAAACAAGATAAAACCAtggattaacaccaagttggggttatggagatcaaccttggaatgaAAAGGTCTTAGGTTAAGTAGAACAATGACGAAGTATATGGTGTAACTTTGGTCATACGATGACGGTTAAGGAAGTGGTCAATATTGACGAGAGGGAGATTcctcaaagtgattattttagatttCTATGCTCTATAGTAAATGAAAGGCGATATAGAAGATGCTCTATCGTAAATGAAAGacgatatagaagatgatgttgcccagagaattaaaataggatgggtAAAAGGAGAGGTGTGTCCGGAGTGCGCATGATAGGCGTATTCCTCTAAAGCTTCAAGGAAATTTATATAGGATTGTCGTACATCCAGCATTGCtatatggggcggaatgttggacagttaagaagcatcatatacaTAAACTAAGTGTGGcatagatgaggatgttgagatagatgtgcagcaaaactaggaaggataaaggaatgaccatattagagtgGATTTAGGAGTTGCCTCGATACAAGATAAGCACCATGAAAGTcgcttgaggtggcatgaccatgttaaaCCGGGGCCTTGGGATGTTAGGATCtaccagtatggaggagtgatttgattcagattgatggatctaaaagagctagagacatacctaaaatgaccataggaatAGTtatgaggaaggacatgcatagtttaggccttgtttCATGTATGAtatcgaatagagctgattagagCACTATGATCCACGTAGCCGATctcatttaattgggataagctCAGTAGATGTTGTAATCTTGCATATAAGAAAATTAATCACAAGACAATAATGGGGCACAAGTGCACAGCCATAAAGAATCATTGATCGACAAAATGCCTCGAAACTGGATTTGATGATACCAAATGTTTTATTGAAATGTTCAATCATTCCAGCAACAGTGTAAGATAATATTTCCACTATATTCAGCCTGGATTAACAAAAGCAAAATCAATACCATAAACCCATCTGTACCAACTAACCCATTCATTGTGCTGCCTATACTCCAATAGAAAATTGTGCAATTTTCAAGTTATAGCACAGGGAGGAAAAACATATCTGAAACTCAAACCAATACATAGACTAGCCAGAAACTGCATCCTTAAAATAACATGAAGCATACCGCTAATGTACAATTTTTATGGAGTAAGGGAAAGGGCAATACATGACAAGACAAAACAAAGAGAAACTCACAGAACCAAACAATGAAGACTCAAAACTATGTAACTGAGATACAGCAAGGACATGGCTGTCATGGCATTTATAAGTGTCTGCCATGACAGAAACAAATGAAATTATAAATAACCTTACAATAACCTAATTCACACCCTTACACACTCTCCACTAGTATGCATTGATCTTAGCAGTCCCATTCACAATGaccttggaattttctaaatcAGTTCAATCTAGAAGTTCAACAAATTCTTACCAAGCCATGATTTAAGATTGTTACCAACATCAGCATCATAAGCATGCAATAAAGGTTAGCAATAAAGCATCCAACCCAAATAACCATTGCCGAAAGAGCGGGAATGAAATATATGTGAGTCAAATGGTGTTTTCCCAAAAGGAAACAatggaacaaaaacaaaagatataGAGCTTCCTCTAACAGCAGTTCATGtccaattttcaaaaattataaacTTTCATTTACAATTTACATACAATATTTTATTCTCCTCTTAGCCTTGACAATAGGCTGATCTTACAGGAGCTTTGATAAACCAGTAACATCATCTTATAAGAGGTAATCGGCTCAACAAACTGTCATTATGGCAGCAGATGAAATATAtttatgttttcttcttttccaattTACAGTACCATGGTTAAACGAAAAACTTATGAAGGGAAAAATCAAATATGTATACAGCACAATGGTTAAAAACTTTGAGGAGAAACATATACCAATGTCTAATGTACACTTCAACACGTAAACAAAATAACACAAAATGGAAGTTAATTCATATTCAAGGGCATAGCATCATACATTGTTGTGGTCAACGGCAGCCTTCCTCTTTGCACCACGACCTCTTTTCTTCCCATCAGCATTCTCTTCATTTTGACCCTTTACTCCATTCTAAAAAACCAAAGCCATACCATGCCTTAAGTATAAAGAACTAAGGATATATAGAAACATAAAATGAGTAAACGACATTGGAAACAAGAGCACGAGAGATTACCAATGTGATATCCTCCATTTTTTCCAAGAGGAATTCTGAGTAGAGCTGGGTCTGTGTCAGGAGCTCGTCCAATTTGGTGAATTGGGTATCATCCATGACAGTTTCCCTCCCATtatccttttccctttcagcATCCTCTTGCTTCACTCGGGCTTCTTCTAGTTTCCCTTCCTCCTCGGCCATTGTTCCTGATATTAGAAAAGAGTCTCCATTTTTCGCACCAGTCAAGCTTCCACCGTCCTCAATTTCAACTCTGCCTTCCTCCTTACAAATTTCCTATTCATTCAATAATATGATAAAATTTTCTTGCGGGGGCAGAGAGTACAGCACAAATCAAATATGGAAAATAAACAAACGGTTCACATAAtaggtaaaaaaggaaaagcaaaGGGAGtcgggagaagaaagaaggtcTTAGCtagaaaaaataggaaaatagaacTTCTGTACCATCATAACTTGGATTTGCAGGGGACCACTGTAGAGATTCATATACATTGTTTGGCACATTATTTCCTTGGCATCCACAACGAAATCTCCATTCCAATGTTGGCAAATTATTAGCTAAACAATAAGTGGTTAGACCAGGATTGTGCTCTGTGAATACCATATACTTATGAGTCTGGCATTGTTGATGTTTTGTTGtctttgtattctttttctcttttctagtcTATTgctttgaaggagaagaaaaaaaggacaaTGAAACAACACACACACCAGCACACTAATTACCGTGCGTGTGGGGAGGGGGAGCGGGGTGCAGTGTATGTAGAATATGGAACCTACATTTGCAGCAAATGTAATCTCATAAAAGATGGTAGCAGATATTAGAGATACAAAACTTGAAACAAGAGAATGGatagagggggagggagggagagagagagagagagagaaatagggtAAACAAAGTTTAAGAATGACCCAACATCACAACCACCATGAAATCAGGtaacaggaagaagaagcaccAAACATGAACTTAAGCCCTCGAGCAGATAAGAACACATAACTCTTGGTATAAACATTACCACCAACACCAGTATTCACAACAAGACATGATTAACGTCCTAAACAGAGCACAGGAGAATATTCCGAGATGCAGGATGTAGCTACAGAGCAGTTTCATACAACAAAGAAACCATATGGAGcagggggtttttttttttttttgggagggggggatgCCACAGTAGGGAACAGTGCAAAACCTCTTCTACAAGAACGGAAGTTGGAGAATCAGCAGCTTTGTCGCTCTTCGTATCATTCTCAGCCTCCATTTCTCACGAAGCCTAAAAGGAACCCTGAAATTTAAAACAATCAATCGACACTCAAACAACAAATAAGAAATGAGGTAAGATGAAAATCATGAAACCAggtgaacagaaaaaaaaaaaaaaaaaaaaacctctgaGCAACCTTAGGGTTTTGAAGTCTCCATTCCGGCAAGCTCAAACGTGAGAGACCGAGAGAGTGGAAAGGAGACTCAATCGATGTTCTTTTCACATAAGATTGTACAAAAAAGTAACTGAAGAGTTGCAGAAATAGATACCTGTGTCACCAGAAGCTCGACGATCCGCCGAAATAGTGAGAGAGAACACTAGGAAGAGTCTGAACAGGGCAAAAATGGACCCTCAGGCCTCAGCGATGTTGAAGGAGGGAAGTGACTAGTGTGACAGGAGTGAGGACTGATTTGAGCGATTAGTGGCCTAGTACAGTGGCTCTTTTGGGCGGGAAAATTAAGTCTTCCTTATTAAAGGCAGTTGGGAAAGGTTTAATGCTTTCAAAAAATTGGAGTATGGTCGCGTGTCTATATACTGGCGAGTGTTTGAACGTTGGATAGGAATCTTCTTGCAATGATCTGTAATACAAAGTCAATGGCCATCTGATCTAACGGTTTAAATTCCAGAAACAACAATAGACAAGTAGCTCTTAAGTCACACACTATTCTTTCCGAAAACTATAAAGTTTCTTTTAAGCGGAAAAATCTCTTTCTGTTGGAGTTATGGCGATAATAATAAAGAATTCTCGGGATAATGACAAATATTGGGCTATCCAATCATGTCATGCACTCATGCCACCTGTATCAAGCGTGCGGTCAACGAGACTGAAATCTGGGGTACAAGTGGGGCCAGCCACTGAGGAACTCAGGCTCAAGTGCTCAACTTTGGAGTTTTGTAAATCGTAGGGCTAGGAAAGGACTGGGGCTAAGCCCAGATATCAAAGTTCACCGGTTCCCCAACCCAGCCCGGCTGTAGTTGTACCGTTATCTGAAATGTTTGATTTAAAATTAGGCTACACTTGTTTGGACACATAAGATGGGGAAatataaattataatttataagcagaaaaacaatatatttttttaatgtttattttaatgtaatgcaaaaaaaaaaaaaaagaagggattgTCTAAAGAATGACACCATTATAGGTGTGTTTATAACTTAACATCCGCCTTTGTGTAACTTCTGTCTTATTCCATAGATTTATTTGAATCAATGGTAAgcaagggttttcaaaaataatttaaaagtgatttttcattatgtcattataaaAGTTGTTATTGTCTTGCATATTTTTCGTGttcac
This window harbors:
- the LOC122663426 gene encoding ATP-dependent DNA helicase DDM1 isoform X2 — translated: MEAENDTKSDKAADSPTSVLVEEEICKEEGRVEIEDGGSLTGAKNGDSFLISGTMAEEEGKLEEARVKQEDAEREKDNGRETVMDDTQFTKLDELLTQTQLYSEFLLEKMEDITLNGVKGQNEENADGKKRGRGAKRKAAVDHNNRKAKKAVAAMITRSQEGTAPEDANLTVEEKAEKEQAELVPLLTGGKLKSYQIKGVKWLISLWQNGLNGILADQMGLGKTIQTIAFLAHLKDKGLHGPYLIIAPLSTLSNWVNEVSRFVPSISAIIYHGDKKERQEIRNKYMPKVVGPEFPIIVTSYEVAMNDARKVLRHYSWKYLVVDEGHRLKNTKCKLLRELNLLPVENKLLLTGTPLQNSLVELWSLLHFILPDIFSSLEEFESWFDLSGKCNSEARQDELEEKRRLQVISKLHAILRPFLLRRMKLDVEKMLPRKKEIVLYATMTEHQKNIQDHLVNKTLGNYLQEKSNYMSGMKGKLNNLFLQLRKNCNHPDLLESVFDGSGTYPPVEQLVEQCGKFRLLDRLLSQLFARKHKVLIFSQWTKILDIMDYYFSEKGFEVCRIDGHVRLQERKRQEEGLLALLRDEEDAEDKLIQTDISDEDLHKVLDRSDLIANPSSDGKIAVDAIPLKGPGWEVITPTSSGGMLSELNS
- the LOC122663426 gene encoding ATP-dependent DNA helicase DDM1 isoform X1, producing MEAENDTKSDKAADSPTSVLVEEEICKEEGRVEIEDGGSLTGAKNGDSFLISGTMAEEEGKLEEARVKQEDAEREKDNGRETVMDDTQFTKLDELLTQTQLYSEFLLEKMEDITLNGVKGQNEENADGKKRGRGAKRKAAVDHNNRKAKKAVAAMITRSQEGTAPEDANLTVEEKAEKEQAELVPLLTGGKLKSYQIKGVKWLISLWQNGLNGILADQMGLGKTIQTIAFLAHLKDKGLHGPYLIIAPLSTLSNWVNEVSRFVPSISAIIYHGDKKERQEIRNKYMPKVVGPEFPIIVTSYEVAMNDARKVLRHYSWKYLVVDEGHRLKNTKCKLLRELNLLPVENKLLLTGTPLQNSLVELWSLLHFILPDIFSSLEEFESWFDLSGKCNSEARQDELEEKRRLQVISKLHAILRPFLLRRMKLDVEKMLPRKKEIVLYATMTEHQKNIQDHLVNKTLGNYLQEKSNYMSGMKGKLNNLFLQLRKNCNHPDLLESVFDGSGTYPPVEQLVEQCGKFRLLDRLLSQLFARKHKVLIFSQWTKILDIMDYYFSEKGFEVCRIDGHVRLQERKRQIQEFNDINSNVRIFLLSTRAGGLGINLTAADTCILYDSDWNPQMDLQAMDRCHRIGQTRPVHVYRLATAQSVEGRILKRAFSKLKLEHVVIGKGQFQQERTKANTSEVLEEEGLLALLRDEEDAEDKLIQTDISDEDLHKVLDRSDLIANPSSDGKIAVDAIPLKGPGWEVITPTSSGGMLSELNS